ACAAGCTTTGCAGAAGATGCATTCAGGCTCGTTAACCGGGTCTGATTTTTGTTCCGAAACAGGATGCCCAGGCGTGTCAATCATTTCGAAAACTGATACGGGGCAAACTGAGACGCAGATAGCATCTCCATTACATATGTCTTGGTCCACAGCTACCTGAGTTCCGTGAATACCAAGTTTCTTAGGCGGATCTATTTCTCCTCTTACATCATGACCATTGTGGGTACCAGCTAC
The Candidatus Bathyarchaeota archaeon genome window above contains:
- a CDS encoding 4Fe-4S binding protein — encoded protein: MSIDPDFMKKPVAGTHNGHDVRGEIDPPKKLGIHGTQVAVDQDICNGDAICVSVCPVSVFEMIDTPGHPVSEQKSDPVNEPECIFCKACEVNCPTQAIKITEP